AAACCATTATATTAGCCATTACATTTACGATACCAGTGTTAAAAATACAACGAGTCAACTTGCCTTAGTTAATGACAAATTAAGCAATGATATTGCCAATAAAATATTACTAGCTAAAAATATTGATACTGGCTCAGCTAGCCTTGAAGTATTACAAAAAGAGTCTGGATTCTTTCGTATCAATAAAATTATTCAGGGCATCATTTTTACGGATCACGGCACTGAAAACGATCCAAGCATTAAAGAAAAAACATTGAAAATACTCACTGATGCAGGAGAAAATATTACCGTTAGTGATATTATTAGTGAAAATGATAAACCAATTATGACCGTGACTATTCCCGGAAAAAATGGCCGTGGGAATATCTTTTTTGTCGATCTAACCGATATTAAAACGTTATTAGAAAATTCAGTGACCCAAGGTAGCTATATTGAATTAACAGATGCGGCTAACAATATCCTATTTAGTAATAAAATTGATGGCGACTTGATCAAGGTACAGCATGAAATTCTTGTCGGTAACAATTCATGGAATCTAACAGGTTATATTGACAAGTCATACATAGAACATCAGACCAACGCGCTAAATGGCTCGATTACATTAGCATTATTCATAGCAGGCATTGTCTTGATTGCCTTAAGTGTTATTCTCGTGCGCATTGCCTATTTACCAATTGTACATTTACGTGAAGTAGTCATTGATCTTGCCAGTGGCGAAGCTGATTTAACCAAACGTTTACAAGTAGATAGCAATGATGACCTCGGCCTTATCGCCTCGGGTATTAATAAATTCACTGAAAATTTGCAAGGGCTGATGCTCGATGTAGCAAAAACAACAGAGAATTTAGGTGATCGAGTGACACAAATATCAGATAAAGCAGCCCTCAATCATGACTTAATGGATGCTCATGCTAAGGAAACCGAACAAGCCGTCAGTGCCATTACGGAGATGAGTGCGACGGCTGATTCAGTGGCAGAAAGTGCACTAACCGCATCGCAATTAACTGAAGATTCATCTCAACAAGCTGAACTATGCAAGGGGCTAGTACGAAACTCAGTGACCAGCATCGAAGCATTAATCAACGATGTTGAAGATATGTCTACATCTATTTTTACGCTTAATAACGATATTACCAATATAGGTAAAGTGTTAAGTGTGATTGGTGGTATTGCTGAACAAACTAACTTACTGGCATTAAATGCCGCGATAGAAGCAGCACGAGCCGGAGAGCAAGGCAGAGGTTTTGCTGTTGTCGCCGATGAAGTTCGCTCGCTTGCTAGTCGTACACAGGACTCTACCAAAGAGATTAATGCTATGCTCTTAAAACTCCAATCAGGTACCTCTTCTGTTGTTAGCGCAATGGAAAATACTAAACAAGGTTGCCAAGCCTCAGCAAAGGCAACAGAAAAGAGCACACATTCATTGAATACAATGACAGACTCTATTGCAGAAATAAGTTCTCTTAACACACAAATAGCTGCCGCAGCTGAGCAACAAAGTGTCACCACTAATGAAATATCCCGCAATATGACGATGATTCAAACGATGATAGGTGAGCTAGAAGCAAATGGAACCGAGACATTAAATAGTGTGACAGAAATTGAGAAAAGCAAATCACAACTCATTGAAGTGGTGAAACATTTTAAATTATGTTAACAATTTAAAAGTAATTTAAACAATCAAAAAAGACAAAGCTTTTGCTTTGTCTTTTTATTTTTATCGGCGCAAAACAGATAATACCAAGTAATTCCAATGCTACTAATTTGTAATCCTATCTGTTTCACTAAGGATGGGCAATATGGCTTAAAACTTATCAGTGTTAAAAGTCAGTGCTATTTGGTAATGGTAATGTTCTCTATCCAACAAAAATTCCTTATGAACACTTGGACTCCATGAGTCATCTCCACCTACTCCCATATGAAATGCATCTAAATTAACATAAAGTCTCCCTTCATCAATCGAGTTCATTGGAGTGTTTCGCCTGTGCAAGGTTTTTTTGACTATAACGACTCACACCAAAATGAAACTGCCCAACTACTTCTAAGGTGCCAATCTGTAACTCTTTAACATCACAACGTAAACCGTTTTCCGATGGAAAAATATACGGGGTATGCATTTCATCAACAGATCGGCAATAACGCCCAATATGTGCAGAAGAAAGCCGATCTGGATAATTTTCATGGGGGCCGCGACCGAACCAATGCACATTATCATCATTATTTTGCAGCACTAAAGTCATTCCAATTCGAGCTAATGCAGGTAAAGATTTCGCTACATTGACATCGACATTAATAAGCACCAGACCATTAATATCGATGCTATATTGCCATCTAGTAGTAATTAGCAACTTATCATTAGAGTAATACTCAAATTCAATATTAACCAATATATGATGTGCCATTTTTACTGTTTCAAAATAACGACATTTACGCTGTAAACCAGATAAACCGGCCCCCTCCCAACGCGTCACCCAAGCATTGGGATCAACACAATCCGCTTGACTAGTACCGATATCATTATCTAATGGAGCACGATAAAAATTATCTAATGGCCCCAATAGCATCTGTTCTTTAGCTTGCACCAACCAATGACTAATAACACCTCTGTTTTTATCGATAGTAATAGCAAAATTAGCACCACTTATTTTAATGCTATCCTCTGTTTCTAATACATCGGGAGCCCTATTCGCCGATATCGCAGGGGGGGCTAATTGCATTATAGAATCTAGTTTAATTTGATCAGTGGCCACAACAAACCCCTGCGATGCCCATGGTTTATCTTTATTTAATACAATTTCTAAATTGAGAAAATAATCACACCCAACCTTCTGTGTAGGGTAGATTTCCAGTAACGTTAATATTTGCTTACTTTTAGCTGCTATCTCTAAAGCAAAATTGCCCGATGCTACTTCATTACCATCTTCTGTTATGGTCCAATGTAACGCCTCATTGACCGTTTCAATAAATAGATTTTCATTATGAATCTCAATTTGTAATGATTGGCCTGGCACTTTCTTAAACTGGTAAAATTGCTGTGCTTTTTTTGCTTCAACTAGGGTTGGATGAAAACTACAATCAGGAAAAAGCAAACCATTAATACAAAATTGTCGGTCATTAATGTGATCACCAAAATCACCACCATAGCCCCAAAAATGTTGTCCATTGAAATCAGTCATTGTCAAACCTTGGTCAACCCAGTCCCATATAAATCCACCTTGTAAACGAGGATATTCACGAAAGGCTCGCCAATATTTATCAAAGCATCCAAGACTATTTCCCATCGCATGGGCATATTCACATAAAATCAATGGGCGCTGTTCATTAGGCATAGATAACCATTTTTTTATCGATAATTTTGGCACAACGTCTGCATCATTAGCTAGGGTTATATCTTCGTCCACTCTAGCATACATAGGGGTAATAATATCAGTAGCGGCAGTGTTCGCCCCCCCGCCTTCATACTGAACAACTCGTGTTGGATCTTTACGTTTAGTCCATTGATACATGGCATGGTGATTATAGCCAATACCAGATTCATTACCTAAAGACCATATAATAATGGACGGATGATTCTTATCACGTTCAACCATTCGCGTCATGCGGCGCATGTACGCGGTTAACCAACTACTATCATTAGATAGGCGTGACATGGGAGCTTGTCCATGGGTTTCAATATTCGCCTCATCAACAACATACAATCCATATTGATCACATAAATCATACCAACGTGGATGATTGGGATAATGAGCAGTACGTACCGCATTAAAATTATTTTGTTTGAGTAATTTTATATCTATAAGCATGTCTTCAATAGAAATTGCATGGCCTTTTTCTGGATGATGTTCATGACGGTTAACACCGCGAATAAGAATAGCTTCACCATTTACCTTAAGTAATCCATCACTAATTTCCACAGCACGAAAACCAACTTGGTAAGCTTCACTTTCAATAATTTTATTATCTACATCAAGTAAAGACACCACGACTCGATACAAATATGGAGATTCTGCGCTCCATTTCTGTACCGATGGTACGGTAATGTTATGTTCTGCGCTATCTAACGCTACGCCATTTTCATCAATAACTCTTTCACCGAAAGGCGCCAAAATGGCCTCTGTAACAGCACCTAATTGAGCATCAAACAATTGAACTTGTACTCGATGCGCAGTACTACGCTCACTTAAGCAGGTCTTAACATATAATGAACCGTGATTATAACAAGCATCCAAACTAGTGCGGACAGTCACATCATTAATACAAATAGGTGCTTTACTTAGCAAGGATACATCCCGAAAAATACCGCTTAACCACCACATATCTTGATCTTCAAGGTATGAGCCATCTGACCAACGCATGACCATCACGGTAATTTGATTTTTGCCTAACACTAGTTGTTTACTGAGATCAAACTCCGCAGGTAAACGACTATCTTGAGAATAACCAATCCAAATCCCATTACACCAAAGATGAAATGCTGAGTTAACACCATCAAAGATAATACGCTGCTGACGCCCCTGCCAATTCACTGGCAAATCAAAATAACAACGATAAATTCCCGTTGGATTATCCTTTGGAACAAAAGGAGGATTATCGACAAAGGGATATTTTACATTTGTGTAAATAGGTTTATCGTAACCTTGTAACTGCCAATTACTCGGCACAGTAATCTCAGGCCAATCACTGTCATCAAAATCCACTTCAACGGAATTAGCCGGCACAACCTCTGGTTGTGAAAATAAATTAAAACGCCATTGACCATTTAATGAAGACATAAATTCAGAAGATTCATTATGAATCGCTGATTTTAATGAATGATATGAATACAAAGGAGCATGCGCTTCTATTACATTAAAATAAGTGATGTGTTGATTTTCCCAATCTCTGGCTTGAATAATTTCTGAAAATTTTCTCATTTTAGTCCTTGCGTTTGATAGCACTAAATAGTAATGTAAACGTTTACATGATAGTGTATTCTTATTTGCGTTTTAGAAACTAGAGATAGCTAGCATTTTATAACTTCAGTAACGTATAATTCATTTTATTATAAAAAATATAAGCAATAATTATAGTATCACTTAACGTCATTATTTATAGATTGAACACTGGCATAAAGTATAACCCATTGTTTAATATATAAATTAAAGTTGTAAACAAACTATACGTTCGTAATCTGATTGCTATGTTTACAGATGATCCAACACAAACATGTGTTACAATTCGTTACAATCTCAGGTTTAGCATCATATTTACTACAAGCAAGATAATGTAATTCGAATATTTAAAGAGAATAAAAATGGCAACGATCAAAGATGTAGCTAGGGAAGCTGGCGTATCTATTGCAACTGTATCAAGAGTGATCAATCAATCACCTCAAGCAGGTAAAGCATCAATCGCTTCTGTACAAGCCGCAATGAAAAAATTGCACTATCGTCCCAATGCAAATGCGCGCGCATTAGTCAGTAAAAACACCAATACTATTGGCGTCTTGGTAAGCGATGTTTCTGATCCGTTTTTTGGTTCATTACTAAAAGGTGTTGATCAAGTTGCCCGTCAAAATAATATGCACTTATTAATAGGGAATGGCTACCATAATCCTCAAACGGAAAGAGAGGCCATTGATATTTTGATTAACAGTAGAAGTAAATCATTAATTATTCACTCAAAAGGGCTAAGTGATCAAGAATTGATCGATTTTGCAACCGAAGTACCTGGCATGGTATTGATCAACCGTTTTATTCCAGAACTCGCTGACCGTTGTATTGCCTTTGATAATTATAATGCCGCTTATATGGCAACCGAGTATCTAATCAAACATGGTCATAAAGAAATTGCTTATATTAATTCAGATCACAAGATAAGTGATGCCAATGATCGCAAAGCAGGTTACCTTAAAGCGCTACAAGATAACCACCTATCTTGTTCTGATGACTATACCCTAGATGCACATCTTAGTGACACCGGTGGATATACAGCAATGACAGAACTATTAGCGAAAAACCTACCTATTACAGCTGTACTCGCATATAACGACTATATGGCAGCAGGTGCATTAATGGCATTAAATGAACATAATATTGCCGTTCCTGAAAAAATATCACTAATCGGTTTTGATAATGGGCTAATCGCCCGTTATATACATCCACAATTAACCACCATCAACTACCCTATTAAACTAATGGGTATCCAGGCAACGGAACTATCACTTAAATTAGCAAAAAATCAGAAATTCGAATCGGCAAGCAATATGTTTGCACCAACACTAGTACAACGATTATCTGTAGCTAATAAAAATTAGAGAATACCACCCCCTCTCCATAATATTGTGTTGAGGAAAAATGATGGAAAGCAAGGCGCGTGATTGTGTATTATACCAATCGGATTGGCTATGTGATCTAAATTTTGCGCAGGAAAAATGGCTTAATTCAAGGCGTAATTTGACGTAAATGGTTATTCCCTTTGCGAAAATTACAACGCAGCAGTAAGTTGTTTTAACCAGTAAAATAAATCAGCTATTTATCGGAATTGCTATTACTCCGATTAGTATTAGAGGACTATTCTATTGCAATTGAAGCAGCACTACTGTCTATTATTTTAACCAACAAGATAGAGCAGATATTTATGCGGATTGGCATTATTAAATCATTAGTTTGATCTAAGCCAATTAGATTCTCAAGACATTGTATCTTAAAAATTAGCAGTTCAGTAATTAGAGGGGTTATCTGAAATGTATTGTAGAAATATGCTAGGGTCAATTAAAGATGGTGGGCGATACTGGGCTTGAACCAGTGACCCCCGCCTTGTAAGGGCGGTGCTCTCCCAACTGAGCTAATCGCCCATCTTTAATTACTAGTTAATTGTTCATTTTACTTCTGAATCAAGAAGCTTAAAGATGGTGGGCGATACTGGGCTTGAACCAGTGACCCCCGCCTTGTAAGGGCGGTGCTCTCCCAACTGAGCTAATCGCCCATCTTTAATTACTAATTAATTATTCATTTTACTTCTGAATTAGGAAGTTTAAAGATGGTGGGCGATACTGGGCTTGAACCAGTGACCCCCGCCTTGTAAGGGCGGTGCTCTCCCAACTGAGCTAATCGCCCATCTTTAATTACTAATTAATTATTCATTTTACTTCTGAATTAGGAAGTCTAAAGATGGTGGGCGATACTGGGCTTGAACCAGTGACCCCCGCCTTGTAAGGGCGGTGCTCTCCCAACTGAGCTAATCGCCCATCTTTAATTACTAATTAATTATTCATTTTACTTCTGAATCAAGAAGTTTAAAGATGGTGGGCGATACTGGGCTTGAACCAGTGACCCCCGCCTTGTAAGGGCGGTGCTCTCCCAACTGAGCTAATCGCCCATCTTTAAATATTAACAAGGTTACTTTTAAATTAAAAACAACACATTGTTTGTGGGGCGTATTATAGGGATCGCCTTTTTTCAGTCAAGCCTTTTTATCATAAAAACTTCCTTTTATGTCCAACTGCTCAAAGGTCGAACAAAGTCAGCTCAAATAATGTATTAAGTGCGTCTGCCTCCATCATATTTCAATATGCAAACTCAATCAGCAAAACGTACTGAGCTAACATCTGACAAAGCATCTTGCGATATATGAATGAATTAATATAAATAGTTAATGTAATTACATTGGTATTGGTTAAAATACGCTTTTTACTGTTAATACTTATTTCTTAAGGAACACTTTATGACCGTTAAAACACGCTTTGCCCCAAGTCCTACTGGATTTTTACATGTTGGAGGTGCTCGTACAGCACTTTATTCTTGGTTACACGCAAAAAGCCAAGGTGGAAAGTTTGTTTTACGTATTGAAGATACGGACATTGAACGCTCTTCACAGGAAGCCGTTGATGCCATTTTAGAAGGTATGAGCTGGCTTGGGTTAAATTGGGATGAAGGCCCCTACTACCAAACAAAACGGTTTGAACGCTATACAGAGATAATCAATAAAATGTTAGCCGAAGGTACAGCATATAAATGTTATTGCACAAAAGAACGTGTTAATGCTTTACGTGAAGCCCAAGAAAAGGCGGGCGAAGCTGCTCGTTACGATGGAAAATGTCGTGACATAGAAGTTACCGACACCGATCAGCCTTATGTCGTTCGTTTTAAAAATCCTAAGGAAGGTAGTGTAAAATTTGCTGATCATGTACGTGGCAATATTGAATTTTCCAATAAGGAATTAGACGATTTAATTATCCAAAGAACAGATGGCACACCGACTTATAACTTCTGTGTGGTAGTCGATGATTGGGATATGGGCATTACCGATGTTGTACGTGGTGAAGACCATATTAATAATACACCTCGTCAAATCAACATATTAAATGCTTTAAAAGCACCATTACCAGAGTATGCGCATGTCTCTATGATATTAGGTGACGATGGAGCAAAACTTTCAAAACGTCATGGTGCAGTCTCTGTCATGCAATATCGCGATGAAGGGTATCTTCCGGAAGCGTTAAAAAATTATTTAGTACGATTAGGTTGGTCACATGGCGACCAAGAAATTTTCTCAGAACAAGAGATGCTGGACCTATTTTCCTTAGATGCGATCAATAAAGCCCCTTCGGCTTTTAATACCGACAAACTTATCTGGTTAAATCAACACTATATTAAAACATTAGCGCCTGAATATATTGCAGAACATTTACAATGGCACATGAATCAGCAAAATATAGACATAACTAACGGCCCGGCACTGACGGAAATCGTCACCGCTTTATCCGAGCGAGCGAAAACATTAGTGGACTTGGCTGCTTCAAGTCGTTATTTCTTTGAAGAGTACGAAGAGTTTGAAGCAAAAGCTGCTAAAAACC
This window of the Psychromonas sp. MME1 genome carries:
- a CDS encoding methyl-accepting chemotaxis protein, whose protein sequence is MNISFKGKIFTLFGFIVVLAIVTSYLSANHYISHYIYDTSVKNTTSQLALVNDKLSNDIANKILLAKNIDTGSASLEVLQKESGFFRINKIIQGIIFTDHGTENDPSIKEKTLKILTDAGENITVSDIISENDKPIMTVTIPGKNGRGNIFFVDLTDIKTLLENSVTQGSYIELTDAANNILFSNKIDGDLIKVQHEILVGNNSWNLTGYIDKSYIEHQTNALNGSITLALFIAGIVLIALSVILVRIAYLPIVHLREVVIDLASGEADLTKRLQVDSNDDLGLIASGINKFTENLQGLMLDVAKTTENLGDRVTQISDKAALNHDLMDAHAKETEQAVSAITEMSATADSVAESALTASQLTEDSSQQAELCKGLVRNSVTSIEALINDVEDMSTSIFTLNNDITNIGKVLSVIGGIAEQTNLLALNAAIEAARAGEQGRGFAVVADEVRSLASRTQDSTKEINAMLLKLQSGTSSVVSAMENTKQGCQASAKATEKSTHSLNTMTDSIAEISSLNTQIAAAAEQQSVTTNEISRNMTMIQTMIGELEANGTETLNSVTEIEKSKSQLIEVVKHFKLC
- a CDS encoding substrate-binding domain-containing protein produces the protein MATIKDVAREAGVSIATVSRVINQSPQAGKASIASVQAAMKKLHYRPNANARALVSKNTNTIGVLVSDVSDPFFGSLLKGVDQVARQNNMHLLIGNGYHNPQTEREAIDILINSRSKSLIIHSKGLSDQELIDFATEVPGMVLINRFIPELADRCIAFDNYNAAYMATEYLIKHGHKEIAYINSDHKISDANDRKAGYLKALQDNHLSCSDDYTLDAHLSDTGGYTAMTELLAKNLPITAVLAYNDYMAAGALMALNEHNIAVPEKISLIGFDNGLIARYIHPQLTTINYPIKLMGIQATELSLKLAKNQKFESASNMFAPTLVQRLSVANKN
- the gltX gene encoding glutamate--tRNA ligase gives rise to the protein MTVKTRFAPSPTGFLHVGGARTALYSWLHAKSQGGKFVLRIEDTDIERSSQEAVDAILEGMSWLGLNWDEGPYYQTKRFERYTEIINKMLAEGTAYKCYCTKERVNALREAQEKAGEAARYDGKCRDIEVTDTDQPYVVRFKNPKEGSVKFADHVRGNIEFSNKELDDLIIQRTDGTPTYNFCVVVDDWDMGITDVVRGEDHINNTPRQINILNALKAPLPEYAHVSMILGDDGAKLSKRHGAVSVMQYRDEGYLPEALKNYLVRLGWSHGDQEIFSEQEMLDLFSLDAINKAPSAFNTDKLIWLNQHYIKTLAPEYIAEHLQWHMNQQNIDITNGPALTEIVTALSERAKTLVDLAASSRYFFEEYEEFEAKAAKNHLRPVAKEALTLVQQKLEENDDWTDNTLHQLIQETADQLEVGMGKVGMPLRVAITGGGQSPSLDVTLRLIGKQRSIARITRALEFIAAREATQ
- a CDS encoding beta-galactosidase, whose translation is MRKFSEIIQARDWENQHITYFNVIEAHAPLYSYHSLKSAIHNESSEFMSSLNGQWRFNLFSQPEVVPANSVEVDFDDSDWPEITVPSNWQLQGYDKPIYTNVKYPFVDNPPFVPKDNPTGIYRCYFDLPVNWQGRQQRIIFDGVNSAFHLWCNGIWIGYSQDSRLPAEFDLSKQLVLGKNQITVMVMRWSDGSYLEDQDMWWLSGIFRDVSLLSKAPICINDVTVRTSLDACYNHGSLYVKTCLSERSTAHRVQVQLFDAQLGAVTEAILAPFGERVIDENGVALDSAEHNITVPSVQKWSAESPYLYRVVVSLLDVDNKIIESEAYQVGFRAVEISDGLLKVNGEAILIRGVNRHEHHPEKGHAISIEDMLIDIKLLKQNNFNAVRTAHYPNHPRWYDLCDQYGLYVVDEANIETHGQAPMSRLSNDSSWLTAYMRRMTRMVERDKNHPSIIIWSLGNESGIGYNHHAMYQWTKRKDPTRVVQYEGGGANTAATDIITPMYARVDEDITLANDADVVPKLSIKKWLSMPNEQRPLILCEYAHAMGNSLGCFDKYWRAFREYPRLQGGFIWDWVDQGLTMTDFNGQHFWGYGGDFGDHINDRQFCINGLLFPDCSFHPTLVEAKKAQQFYQFKKVPGQSLQIEIHNENLFIETVNEALHWTITEDGNEVASGNFALEIAAKSKQILTLLEIYPTQKVGCDYFLNLEIVLNKDKPWASQGFVVATDQIKLDSIMQLAPPAISANRAPDVLETEDSIKISGANFAITIDKNRGVISHWLVQAKEQMLLGPLDNFYRAPLDNDIGTSQADCVDPNAWVTRWEGAGLSGLQRKCRYFETVKMAHHILVNIEFEYYSNDKLLITTRWQYSIDINGLVLINVDVNVAKSLPALARIGMTLVLQNNDDNVHWFGRGPHENYPDRLSSAHIGRYCRSVDEMHTPYIFPSENGLRCDVKELQIGTLEVVGQFHFGVSRYSQKNLAQAKHSNELD